TCGAGCTGCGTCGCGGCCTCGCGGGTGTCCTGAGCCTTCACGCAGACGAGGACGTAGTCACAGACTCCAACGTCGGCGGGGTCGTCGGTCGCTGGGCAATCCACTGTAGTGTCGCCGAGACCGCTCTCGAGTCGCAGGCCGTCGACCTTGAGCGCCGACAGGTGGTCGCCGCGCGCAATCAGGTGGACCTCGTGGCCCGCGTCGGCGAGGCGGGCCCCCAGATAGCCGCCGATGCCACCGGCACCGAACACTGCGAACTTCATACTCGGGCTACGCCGGTACGCCGGGTAATTGTTTGGCCCTGGCGCTCCCCGGACTAGCCGAGGACTACGAAGGCACCGACGGGGGGACCGAGCGCGAACCGAGGGCGATTCGAGGGCCCCGGTGGCCGGTCACAGTCGTACCCGCGCTTCGGTCCCCTCGTCGTCGGAGGTCAGCTCGATGTCCCCGCCCAGTATCGACAGCCCCCAGCTGACGATCCAGAGCCCGATACCGGTGCCGTGCTCCAGTGCGGTCTCACGGCCGTTGAGAATCGGCTGGAGTTCCGAGGCCGAGATACCCGGGCCGTCGTCCCTGATCCTGATTTCGCCGGTCGCCGACCCGTCGGTCACGGCGCTCAGCGAGACGCGCACGTGTGGCTCCGGGTCGGCGTGAACGAGCGCGTTCTCGAGCAGGCCGGAGACGACGAGTGAGAGGATGCGGTCGTCCGTCTCGACGGTGACCGGGTCGGTCGGTACGTCGAGGTCGATGGTCGCGTCGGGGTGCTCCACCTCGAAGTCCTCGACGAGCCGGGTGAGCAGTCGGGTGATGTCGACCCGGTCCACACGGACCTCCCGCTCCCGCAGGCGTTCGAACTCCCGGGCCTTCTCACCGGTGGCGAGCAGGCGGTCGCCGCTGTCCAGAACCGACGCCGCCGACGACGTGATCTGCTCGTCGTCGCTCCGGTCGGCGATGACCTCCGCGTGGCCCTGGATGACGGTCATCTCGTTGCGGAGGTTGTGTCGGATGACGCGGTTGAGGACGTCCAGGCGCTGCTCGCGTTCGCGTTCCCGGGTGACGTCGTTGAACACAAGCGTGCGGCCGACAGTGACGTCGGCCGGGTCGGTCAGCGCGGAGACGACCACGACGAACTCCCGGTCGCGGCCGTCGACGGTGACCGTGACGTGCTGGCGGTCGGCGTCGGTATCGATGTCGTCCTCGAAGAGGTCGGCCAGGGGCACCCACAGTCCCGAGTCGGGGTCGAGCTCGAATGCGTCTGCGGCGGCGGTGTTGATGCTCACGACGCGGTCCGTGGTGTCGAGGACGATGACCGGGTTCCCGATGTCGTCGATGACGGAGCGCTCGGCCGCACGCTTCGTCGTCGGACTCGTCACGAACATGTTGCTCCCGACGAACGCGTAGGCGTCGAGGACGACGTGGAACACGAACAGTGCCGGGGCGAGGTTGAGCTAGGGGACCGGACCGAGGCCGAGGAGCCAGGCGACGAACCCGACCGACGGCGGGACCGTGCTGAGCGCGACGGCGGTCGCCTCGCTCTGGTAGAGGCGGCCGTAGTTCACGACTGTCTCGACGAGCAGGAGGACGCCGACGCCGGCAGCGACCAGTCCGAAGACCATCGGGACGTACAGCACGGCCGTCGGTTCGTAGGCCAGGCCGGCCAGCCCCCACGTCGGAACGACCCGAGCGTTCGCCCAGAGCAGGTCGTGGTACGGGTGGGTCAACAGGAGCTCACTGGCGGCCGCGGGGACCGAGAGCAGTACCGCCGGCTGCCAGGTCTCGGCGGTCACGGCTCGGCCGGTGTACCGCAGCGCGAACAGGAGGAACAGCGGTCCGGTCCACACGGACCCGACGAGCCACAGCGCCTCTAGGTGGACGCGCAGGGAGCGGTCGAAAACGAGCAGTCCCGAGCTGTAGGCGAGACACCAGAGTGCAACACCGAGAAACGACAGCAGGAACCAGCGAACACCAGGGCTACTGCGGTGGCGATAGAGGTAGCCGGCGAGGCCGAGCGCCCCCACGCCCGCGACCATCCCGCTTCCGACGGCCAGCGTGCCGAGTTGGACCCCTGGCAATGATTGGTTTACAACGGAGGACTTGAATACAAAAGGTCTTCTGGTATTTCTCGCCGTGGGCAGTCCGCGGCCGCGACGGGAGCCGCTCTCAGTCGGCGCCCCACTGACGGGTGGTCTTCGGGCGCTCGCTGATGGCCTGGACCGCGAGGGGCTGGTCGTTGGAGTTGATGGCCTCCAGCGCGGCCTCGGCGCTCTCGATGGTCGAGAAGTACGTCACCGTGTTCTCGACGCAGGCCTCGAGCACGTCGCGGTTGCGCGAGGCGACGAGGTCGATCTCGTCGTTCTCGATGGCGTCGACGACGGCGTCGACGTCCGCGTAGTCCTCGAGGTCCTGGACCTCGAAGTGCTCCTCGTAGCCCAGCACGGGGAGGTCGACCAGCGCCGTCCCGTCGAGTGGGATGGGTTTGCCGACGCACATCTGTGCTTTCTGGTAGGCCTTGCCGAAGGAGCCGGCGGTGCCCATGACCTCACCAGTCGACTTCATCTCCGGCCCGAGACGCGGGTCGGAGCCCGGCAGACGGTCGAACGGGAGCACGACCTCCTTGACCGAGACCTGTTCGGGAATCTGCTCCTCGACGTCCAGCTCTTCGAGGGTCGCACCGGCCATCACCTTCGCTGCGAGTTTCGCAATCGGGACGCCGGTGGTCTTCGAGATGAACGGGACGGTCCGTGAGGAGCGCGGGTTCGCTTCGAGGACGTACACCTCGCCGTCGCGCACCGCCAGCTGGACGTTCAGCAGGCCGACCGTGTCCAGCGCGTCGGCGATGTCCTCGGTGACCTCGCGGATGCGCGGCATGACGTCCTTGATCTCCTGTGAACGTGGCGGAATCATGCAGGCCGAGTCGCCGGAGTGGACCCCGGCCGTCTCGACGTGCTCCATCACGCCGCCGATGAGGACGTCGTCCTCGTCGGCCACTGCGTCGACGTCCAGTTCCACGGCGTCGGCCAGGAACTCGTCGACGAGGATGGGCTTGTCCGGCGAGACGCGGACGGCTTCCTCGATGTAGGTCTGCAGGTCGTCGTCGTTGTAGACGACGTCCATCGCGCGACCGCCCAGCACGTAGGAGGGGCGGACGAGCACCGGGTAGCCGATGTCGTGAGCGAGTTCGAGCGCTTCATCCTCGGAGGTGGCGGTGCCACCCTCGGCCTGGGCGATGCCGAGCTCGTCCATCAGCTTGTTGAAGCGGTCGCGGTCTTCGGCGAGGTCCATCGCGTCGACGGAGGTCCCCATGACTGCACAGTCGAGGCCGCGACGCTGGAGTTCCTGCTCTAACGGGTGACCGATGTCGACGGACGTCTGGCCGCCGAACTGGACCATCACGCCGTCGGCCTCCGTCGCCTCGATGACGTCGGCGACCTCCTCGGCGGTGACGGGTTCGAAGAACAGCCCGTCGGAGGTGTCGTAGTCCGTCGACACCGTCTCGGGGTTGTTGTTGACGACGTGGGCGTCGATGCCGACCTCCTCCAGTGCCTGCACCGCGTGAACGGAACAGTAGTCGAACTCGACGCCTTGCCCGATGCGGATGGGGCCGCCGCCGACGACGACGACGCTCTCCAGGTCGCGGTCGACCATCAGCTCGTCACGGTCGATACCCGAGACCGGGTCGCGCGTCGAGTAGTAGTACGGCGTCGTCGCCCTGAACTCGCCGGCGCAGGTGTCGACCAGTTTGAAGTCGCGGTCGGTGGTGTCCGTCTCGACTGCGTCGACGGTCACCCCGGCGCCGTCAGTCGCTGCCTCGACGGCCTCGTCGTCGGAACCGTCGACGGCGGGGAGCCAGGAGGCGTGCGTGTCGTTGAACTCGCCGCCCGCGAGCGCGGTTATCTCCTGGTCGGTGAAGCCGGCCTGCGCGGCCGTCTCGAAGTCGCCGTGCTGTGCGGCCTCGGCGGCGTCGGCGACTTGCTCGAACCGCTCGATGTACCACTCCTCGATGTCGGTGAGTTCGACGACCTCCTCGACGGTGTAGCCGCGGGCGAACGCCTCGAAGATAGCGTACGGACGGTCCGGCGTCGGCTTGACGAGATACTCCGTCTCGAGTTCGTCGTCGTCGACCTCGTTCCAGTCGACGGCTGGGCCGTACTCGGAGGAGCGGAGCGCCTTCAGCAGGCTCTCGGGGAAGGTCCGCCCGATGGCCATCGCCTCGCCCGTCGACTTCATCGCCGTCGTGAGCTCGAAGTCGACGTCGCGGAACTTGTCCTTGGGCCAGCGCGGGACCTTCGTGACGACGTAGTCGATGGCCGGCTCGAACGCGGCGGTGGTCTCGCCGGTAATCTCGTTCTCGATCTCGTGGAGGCGCTTGCCCATCGCGACCTTCGCGGTCACGCGGGCGATGGGGTAGCCGGTCGCCTTCGAGGCCAGCGCCGAGGAGCGGGAGACGCGGGGGTTGACCTCGACGACGCGGTACTCGCCGCCGGGCGTGCCGTCGTCGCGCCAGGCGTGCTGGATGTTACAGCCGCCCTGGATGCCGAGCTCGCGGATGACCTTCAGCGCGGAGTTGCGCATCTCCTGGTGGGCCTCGTCGGGGATGACCTGCGAGGGCGTGACGACCGTCGACTCCCCGGTGTGGATGCCCATCGGGTCGATGTTCTCCATGTTGCAGATGATGATACACGAGTCGTCGGCGTCGCGCATCACCTCGTACTCGAGTTCGACCCAGCCCTCGATTGATTCGGTGATGAGGACCTCGCTGTTACGCGAGAGGCGAAGCCCCTTGCGCACGCGGTCGACGAGCTTCTCGAACTCGTGGACGACGCCCGACCCGGAGCCACCGAGCGTGTAGGTCGTCCGGGCGATGACGGGGAGGCCGCCGACCTCGTCGACGGCGTCCTCGACGCGCTGGCGGAACGCGTCCTCGTCGAAGTCCGTGACCGACTCGCCCTCGTCGAGCGAGATGGTCGTCGACGCGGGGACGGGCTCGCCGATGGACTCCATGCGCTGGCGGAACAGGTCGCGGTCCTCCGTCGCGTAGATGGTGTCGAGCGGCGTGCCCATCACCTCGACGTCGTGTTCCTCTAAGACGCCCTCCTCGGCGAGTTCGGCGGTGACGTTGAGGCCGGTCTGGCCGCCCAGGCCGGCGATGACGCCGTCGGGCTGTTCCTTGCGGATGATTTCGCTGATGGCCTCGGTGTTGATGGGTTCGAGGTACACCTTGTCGGCCATCTCCGGGTCTGTCATGATGGTCGCCGGGTTCGAGTTCACCAGGACGACGCGAGCGCCTTCCTCCTGGAGCGCCCGGCAGGCCTGCGCACCGGAGTAGTCGAACTCGGCTGCCTGTCCGATCTTGATGGGGCCACTGCCGATGAGCAGGATTGTGCGGTCTTCCTCGGCTGTCATTACCCGACCGGAGTCTACACATCGTAATAAGCCCGGCGAAATGATACGAGTCTCGAAGCCCGATTTCGAATATCGTAAT
This DNA window, taken from Haloarcula ordinaria, encodes the following:
- the carB gene encoding carbamoyl-phosphate synthase large subunit, translating into MTAEEDRTILLIGSGPIKIGQAAEFDYSGAQACRALQEEGARVVLVNSNPATIMTDPEMADKVYLEPINTEAISEIIRKEQPDGVIAGLGGQTGLNVTAELAEEGVLEEHDVEVMGTPLDTIYATEDRDLFRQRMESIGEPVPASTTISLDEGESVTDFDEDAFRQRVEDAVDEVGGLPVIARTTYTLGGSGSGVVHEFEKLVDRVRKGLRLSRNSEVLITESIEGWVELEYEVMRDADDSCIIICNMENIDPMGIHTGESTVVTPSQVIPDEAHQEMRNSALKVIRELGIQGGCNIQHAWRDDGTPGGEYRVVEVNPRVSRSSALASKATGYPIARVTAKVAMGKRLHEIENEITGETTAAFEPAIDYVVTKVPRWPKDKFRDVDFELTTAMKSTGEAMAIGRTFPESLLKALRSSEYGPAVDWNEVDDDELETEYLVKPTPDRPYAIFEAFARGYTVEEVVELTDIEEWYIERFEQVADAAEAAQHGDFETAAQAGFTDQEITALAGGEFNDTHASWLPAVDGSDDEAVEAATDGAGVTVDAVETDTTDRDFKLVDTCAGEFRATTPYYYSTRDPVSGIDRDELMVDRDLESVVVVGGGPIRIGQGVEFDYCSVHAVQALEEVGIDAHVVNNNPETVSTDYDTSDGLFFEPVTAEEVADVIEATEADGVMVQFGGQTSVDIGHPLEQELQRRGLDCAVMGTSVDAMDLAEDRDRFNKLMDELGIAQAEGGTATSEDEALELAHDIGYPVLVRPSYVLGGRAMDVVYNDDDLQTYIEEAVRVSPDKPILVDEFLADAVELDVDAVADEDDVLIGGVMEHVETAGVHSGDSACMIPPRSQEIKDVMPRIREVTEDIADALDTVGLLNVQLAVRDGEVYVLEANPRSSRTVPFISKTTGVPIAKLAAKVMAGATLEELDVEEQIPEQVSVKEVVLPFDRLPGSDPRLGPEMKSTGEVMGTAGSFGKAYQKAQMCVGKPIPLDGTALVDLPVLGYEEHFEVQDLEDYADVDAVVDAIENDEIDLVASRNRDVLEACVENTVTYFSTIESAEAALEAINSNDQPLAVQAISERPKTTRQWGAD
- a CDS encoding ATP-binding protein gives rise to the protein MFHVVLDAYAFVGSNMFVTSPTTKRAAERSVIDDIGNPVIVLDTTDRVVSINTAAADAFELDPDSGLWVPLADLFEDDIDTDADRQHVTVTVDGRDREFVVVVSALTDPADVTVGRTLVFNDVTREREREQRLDVLNRVIRHNLRNEMTVIQGHAEVIADRSDDEQITSSAASVLDSGDRLLATGEKAREFERLREREVRVDRVDITRLLTRLVEDFEVEHPDATIDLDVPTDPVTVETDDRILSLVVSGLLENALVHADPEPHVRVSLSAVTDGSATGEIRIRDDGPGISASELQPILNGRETALEHGTGIGLWIVSWGLSILGGDIELTSDDEGTEARVRL
- a CDS encoding histidine kinase N-terminal 7TM domain-containing protein, with translation MPGVQLGTLAVGSGMVAGVGALGLAGYLYRHRSSPGVRWFLLSFLGVALWCLAYSSGLLVFDRSLRVHLEALWLVGSVWTGPLFLLFALRYTGRAVTAETWQPAVLLSVPAAASELLLTHPYHDLLWANARVVPTWGLAGLAYEPTAVLYVPMVFGLVAAGVGVLLLVETVVNYGRLYQSEATAVALSTVPPSVGFVAWLLGLGPVP